A single window of Cytobacillus dafuensis DNA harbors:
- a CDS encoding FtsX-like permease family protein yields MTLYSLAMRNIRRNAKTYLLYLYPMVFSIVIYFTFVSLQYNKQISDSMTVYGKIEPAFQAASILLFFFAAAFISFSNAFFTRSRKKEVALYSLFGIEKKQIGKLLFYENIILGIASLCIGLLLGILLSKLFAMILIKLMGTTIIAKLSLSIKAILQTIIGFMIIIVFTSIHNYRLIYRYSLFQLMKAEKKADKRPKKVSWLAALMAIFFIGAGYTIILQPSDASFWDDYGFQAIIGSFVLMLIGTYLFVQAFIMFILQKLTQMKGFYFKGINLISITHLFYRIKGNVLILSVIAMLSTFTLFALGTTFSLYSDMNNISKKNFPYSIMYTVPDAEKEEAIEKLMIENGQEQISSEERIDYLEINGDLSEIRRVPNDFPIILLSESTYQLLAEKRGLKTTQFSENEAITFYDGNLDQSSDPFTGKKVSLAGNKTVKIAAYEDYTLLNLDIYVFPMVVKDALYQQLEKDGLAKELQIYSLKNEKSAKELDQKLSELFYIDPYADFAAKGENIFSSFYHNYHKFFQVYGLLIFISAFLGFVFLLATGSMLHYKLLTEATADQPRYQILKKIGMSKSKLRKSIANQLIFIYLIPFIIAISHSTIIIIALSSFLGMSMMNSLMMTIGAYLAMYLIYYFVTLSKYTEIVSKG; encoded by the coding sequence ATGACATTATATAGTTTAGCCATGAGGAATATTCGCAGAAATGCGAAAACCTATTTGCTCTATCTCTACCCTATGGTATTTAGCATTGTTATTTATTTCACGTTTGTATCTTTGCAATACAACAAGCAAATTAGTGATTCCATGACCGTTTATGGAAAAATCGAACCCGCTTTTCAAGCAGCATCGATTCTTTTATTTTTCTTTGCTGCTGCCTTCATTTCGTTTTCGAATGCTTTTTTTACTAGGAGCAGGAAAAAGGAGGTTGCTCTCTATTCCCTTTTTGGTATTGAAAAAAAGCAAATAGGCAAGCTTCTGTTCTATGAAAATATAATTCTCGGAATTGCTTCACTATGTATTGGCCTATTGTTAGGAATATTGCTTTCTAAGCTTTTTGCCATGATTTTAATCAAATTAATGGGGACAACGATCATCGCGAAACTATCACTGTCCATTAAAGCCATTTTACAGACCATTATTGGTTTTATGATTATCATCGTGTTCACATCCATACATAACTATCGCCTTATTTACCGGTATTCTTTATTTCAGCTAATGAAGGCAGAAAAGAAAGCTGATAAAAGGCCTAAAAAAGTCTCTTGGCTAGCTGCACTTATGGCCATTTTCTTTATCGGTGCTGGCTATACAATTATTCTACAGCCGAGTGATGCTTCTTTTTGGGATGACTATGGTTTCCAAGCAATTATTGGATCATTTGTCTTGATGCTAATTGGAACTTATTTATTTGTTCAAGCATTTATTATGTTTATTCTTCAAAAATTAACGCAAATGAAAGGATTCTATTTTAAAGGCATCAATTTAATTAGTATTACCCATTTATTCTACCGAATTAAAGGAAATGTACTGATCTTATCCGTTATTGCCATGTTAAGCACATTTACCTTATTCGCATTAGGAACAACATTCAGTCTTTATTCGGATATGAATAATATCTCAAAGAAAAACTTTCCATATAGCATCATGTATACAGTCCCAGATGCAGAAAAAGAAGAAGCAATAGAAAAATTAATGATAGAAAATGGTCAGGAACAAATTAGTTCTGAAGAAAGGATAGATTACCTCGAAATTAATGGAGATCTATCAGAAATTAGAAGAGTACCAAATGATTTTCCTATTATTCTTTTATCAGAATCCACTTATCAGCTCCTTGCCGAAAAAAGAGGTCTAAAGACCACTCAATTTAGTGAAAACGAGGCCATTACCTTTTATGATGGTAATTTAGATCAAAGTTCCGACCCTTTTACTGGAAAAAAGGTGTCTCTTGCAGGCAACAAAACGGTAAAGATTGCAGCTTACGAAGATTATACACTATTAAATCTTGATATTTACGTCTTTCCAATGGTAGTAAAGGACGCGCTTTATCAGCAATTAGAAAAAGACGGTTTAGCAAAAGAGCTGCAAATATATAGCTTAAAAAATGAGAAATCAGCAAAAGAGCTAGATCAGAAGCTTAGTGAGCTTTTCTATATTGATCCTTATGCAGATTTTGCAGCGAAAGGAGAAAATATCTTTTCTAGTTTTTATCATAATTACCATAAATTCTTCCAAGTATATGGGCTGCTTATTTTCATTAGTGCCTTTCTAGGATTTGTCTTCCTGCTTGCGACGGGAAGTATGCTGCATTACAAGCTATTAACAGAAGCAACAGCGGATCAGCCACGTTACCAAATACTTAAAAAAATTGGCATGAGCAAATCAAAGCTTAGAAAATCGATCGCCAATCAATTGATTTTTATATATCTTATCCCTTTTATAATCGCTATCTCTCATAGCACGATCATCATTATAGCTTTATCCTCATTTCTAGGAATGAGCATGATGAATTCACTTATGATGACAATAGGCGCCTATCTTGCAATGTA
- a CDS encoding ABC transporter ATP-binding protein, with protein sequence MVVLEAAGVKKVYGERGNVHLALKNIDLQISTGEFVGIMGPSGAGKSTLLNVLSTIDFPTGGYIKINDKNIMNLSENELARFRREQLGFIFQDFNLLDTLTAKENIALPLALSSIPAKEIESRIERISELLGIEKILDQYPYELSGGQQQRTAAARAIITNPSLIFADEPTGALDSKSAYNLLQTLSVLNEKENATILMVTHDAYAASFCKRVLVIKDGVIFTEIYKGEQSRKQFFQSIIDILATLGGGGHHDII encoded by the coding sequence ATGGTTGTGCTAGAAGCAGCTGGAGTGAAAAAGGTATATGGCGAAAGAGGTAATGTACACTTAGCCTTAAAAAATATCGATTTGCAAATATCAACCGGAGAATTTGTTGGCATCATGGGGCCTTCAGGTGCAGGGAAATCTACGTTATTAAATGTTCTATCAACGATTGATTTTCCAACAGGAGGCTATATAAAAATCAATGATAAGAATATCATGAACTTGTCTGAAAATGAATTGGCTCGTTTCCGAAGAGAGCAGTTAGGGTTTATTTTTCAAGATTTTAACTTACTGGATACTTTAACAGCAAAAGAAAATATTGCTCTTCCTCTGGCTCTTTCTAGTATCCCAGCTAAAGAAATTGAAAGTAGAATTGAGCGAATCTCAGAGTTACTCGGAATCGAAAAGATACTCGACCAATATCCATATGAATTATCAGGTGGGCAGCAGCAGCGTACGGCAGCAGCACGGGCAATCATTACAAATCCAAGCTTAATTTTTGCCGATGAGCCGACAGGTGCGCTTGATTCAAAGTCTGCATACAACTTGCTGCAAACATTATCTGTTTTAAATGAAAAAGAGAATGCAACCATCTTAATGGTCACACACGATGCGTATGCGGCAAGCTTTTGCAAACGTGTCCTTGTTATTAAGGATGGAGTAATCTTTACAGAAATTTATAAAGGCGAGCAATCTCGAAAGCAATTTTTCCAATCTATCATTGATATTCTTGCAACGCTCGGGGGCGGTGGTCACCATGACATTATATAG
- a CDS encoding M20/M25/M40 family metallo-hydrolase — translation MKKGRKSSSILFSTLLVTSGLYFAPMNLTNTAEAAGNHVIHPSENAFDQKVIARVSAERMYEDVRFLSETIGPRVTGTEGEQRAAEFIKERLLSYGYEVKTQEFSVPDKMIGHLMTSDKNEVMVSIPAGSANTQEGGITAELYHAGLGKSTDFTTEAAGKIALISRGEISFKEKVDHAAAAGAIGVLIYNNVDSPGPLNPSIGGDVTIPVGGISKVSGEALLKDVAAQNKTVTLNAKRIENAKSQNIIATRTPKKDENRDIVHVSAHFDSVPFAPGASDNASGTAVALELARVLKSYPIEKELRFVFVGAEEIGLVGSNYYVNQLSQDEIQRSLANFNMDMVGTSWENATAIYMNTVDGNANIVTDTALATAERIGTPSELVLYKRGASDHVSFHEGGIPAVNFIRREPGTANLEPYYHTPLDKIEYISAERLKEAGDLVGASVYSLIRK, via the coding sequence TTGAAGAAAGGAAGAAAAAGTTCTTCTATTTTGTTTTCAACACTTCTAGTAACATCAGGCTTGTATTTCGCACCTATGAATCTTACTAATACCGCAGAGGCAGCAGGAAATCATGTTATTCACCCAAGCGAAAATGCTTTTGACCAAAAGGTAATTGCTAGAGTGAGTGCTGAACGCATGTATGAAGATGTCCGTTTTTTATCTGAAACAATTGGACCAAGGGTAACGGGGACTGAGGGCGAGCAAAGAGCAGCAGAGTTCATTAAAGAACGTCTTCTATCCTACGGTTATGAAGTAAAAACACAAGAATTCAGTGTTCCAGATAAGATGATTGGGCATTTAATGACAAGTGATAAAAACGAAGTGATGGTCAGTATCCCAGCAGGCTCTGCCAATACACAAGAAGGGGGAATAACTGCTGAGCTTTATCATGCTGGACTTGGTAAGAGCACTGATTTTACCACTGAAGCAGCAGGGAAAATTGCCCTTATCTCCAGAGGGGAAATTTCATTTAAAGAGAAGGTGGATCATGCAGCTGCTGCAGGAGCCATTGGGGTTCTGATTTATAATAATGTGGATTCACCAGGACCGCTTAACCCTTCTATCGGTGGGGATGTGACAATTCCAGTAGGCGGGATTTCAAAAGTGAGCGGTGAGGCATTGCTCAAAGATGTAGCAGCACAGAATAAAACAGTGACATTGAATGCGAAACGAATCGAAAATGCAAAATCACAAAACATTATTGCAACTAGAACGCCTAAAAAAGATGAGAATCGCGACATTGTACACGTTTCGGCCCATTTTGATAGTGTTCCATTTGCGCCAGGTGCAAGTGACAATGCTTCAGGTACGGCCGTTGCATTAGAATTGGCAAGAGTATTAAAAAGCTATCCAATTGAAAAAGAATTAAGATTTGTTTTTGTTGGTGCAGAGGAGATTGGACTCGTAGGTTCAAATTATTATGTGAATCAGTTAAGTCAGGATGAGATTCAGAGAAGCTTGGCGAATTTCAATATGGATATGGTCGGAACTTCATGGGAAAATGCTACAGCTATCTATATGAATACAGTTGATGGAAATGCAAATATTGTAACGGATACTGCGCTTGCAACAGCAGAAAGAATTGGGACACCATCTGAATTAGTATTATATAAACGCGGTGCTTCCGATCATGTTTCTTTCCATGAAGGAGGAATTCCTGCTGTAAACTTTATTCGCCGTGAACCAGGTACAGCGAATTTAGAGCCTTATTATCACACCCCGCTCGATAAAATCGAATATATCAGTGCTGAACGTTTGAAGGAGGCAGGCGATTTAGTTGGAGCGTCTGTTTATAGCTTGATTAGAAAATAA
- a CDS encoding methyltransferase has translation MKEQFFEELLNIKTAGDQMGFNSSFHYHRYEPTPYLALERLFQSYNLKNSDRMVDFGCGKGRLSFYTNYLFNASVVGVEMNKEFYQDAIENRYRYLKKYKNRKEKIDFQCCLAEEYEISSLDNRFYFFNPFSIQIFMKIVKKILLSVEKYERNVELILYYGSEDYIYFLENQTTFELKEEILLPGYKHNSFERFLIYQLI, from the coding sequence ATGAAAGAACAATTTTTCGAGGAATTGCTAAATATAAAAACAGCAGGCGACCAAATGGGATTCAATTCGTCTTTCCATTATCACCGTTACGAGCCTACTCCGTATCTTGCATTGGAAAGATTGTTTCAAAGCTATAATTTAAAAAACAGTGATCGGATGGTGGATTTTGGCTGTGGCAAAGGGCGATTATCCTTTTATACGAATTATTTGTTCAATGCTTCGGTTGTAGGAGTTGAGATGAACAAGGAGTTCTATCAGGATGCAATTGAAAATCGCTATCGTTATCTAAAGAAATATAAAAATAGAAAAGAAAAAATTGATTTCCAATGCTGCTTGGCAGAAGAGTACGAGATTAGTTCTTTAGACAATCGCTTTTATTTTTTTAATCCGTTTTCTATACAAATATTTATGAAAATCGTAAAGAAGATTTTACTTTCTGTGGAGAAATATGAACGTAATGTGGAGCTTATATTATATTATGGCTCTGAAGATTATATCTACTTTTTAGAAAACCAAACGACCTTTGAATTGAAAGAAGAAATTTTGCTTCCAGGTTATAAACATAACTCTTTTGAGAGGTTTTTAATCTATCAATTAATATGA
- a CDS encoding trans-sulfuration enzyme family protein, translating into MKKVTILDKKFETMVLHSAEKNKKPIKSKVTPIYQTSAFTFDDLDDLEGYYNGEGNYLYSRVGNPNTDELGQMVAAIEGAPAGVATSSGLSAILAGVLSVVSSGDHIVAADDVYGGSFHLLKEELKQLGIETTFVSFSDIQKVEQVILPNTKLLYTESITNPLLRVEDLAAVVELAKKYGLSTLVDNTFATPYHCTPFTLGVDLVVHSATKYIGGHSDVTAGVVVGRNDLIEKARAKVVNLGTNVSPFEAWLTCRGIKTLALRMKTQSYNARRLAEALKGNPNISKIYYPFHEVEAGYGAMVTIELSKNIDINQFFKLLLWIKIVPTLAGVETTVSHPLTTSHRALPPEANEALGITREVVRISVGIEHPEDIILTFEHAIEKSIIQ; encoded by the coding sequence ATGAAGAAGGTGACTATATTGGATAAAAAGTTTGAAACAATGGTTTTGCACAGTGCTGAAAAGAATAAAAAACCGATAAAAAGCAAGGTTACTCCTATTTATCAAACATCTGCATTTACCTTCGATGATCTTGATGATTTGGAAGGGTATTATAACGGAGAAGGCAATTATTTATACTCACGCGTTGGAAATCCGAATACGGATGAGCTAGGTCAAATGGTGGCAGCGATTGAAGGTGCTCCAGCAGGCGTTGCAACCTCATCTGGGTTGTCCGCTATTCTAGCAGGGGTGCTTTCCGTAGTAAGTAGCGGGGATCATATTGTTGCTGCAGACGATGTATACGGAGGTAGCTTCCATCTTTTAAAAGAAGAGTTGAAGCAGCTTGGAATTGAAACCACATTCGTATCCTTTTCAGATATACAGAAGGTTGAGCAGGTCATATTGCCAAATACAAAGCTTCTATATACTGAATCCATTACAAATCCGCTTTTAAGGGTGGAGGATCTAGCAGCCGTTGTTGAACTGGCTAAAAAATACGGATTATCGACCCTAGTGGATAATACCTTTGCAACACCTTATCATTGCACTCCTTTTACTTTAGGGGTGGATTTAGTCGTTCATAGTGCAACTAAATATATTGGTGGCCATAGTGATGTGACTGCAGGTGTTGTAGTGGGAAGAAATGATTTAATAGAAAAGGCAAGAGCAAAAGTAGTGAATCTTGGTACAAATGTTAGCCCATTTGAAGCCTGGCTTACATGTCGGGGCATCAAAACATTGGCCCTTCGCATGAAAACCCAATCCTATAATGCTAGAAGATTAGCTGAAGCTCTAAAGGGAAATCCTAATATTTCAAAGATATACTATCCATTTCATGAAGTAGAAGCTGGATACGGAGCAATGGTTACAATTGAACTCTCAAAAAATATTGATATAAATCAATTTTTTAAATTACTATTATGGATTAAAATTGTTCCTACACTTGCAGGGGTGGAAACAACCGTTTCTCATCCGTTGACCACTTCCCACCGAGCATTGCCTCCTGAGGCTAATGAGGCTTTAGGCATTACAAGAGAAGTAGTCAGAATCTCAGTAGGAATTGAACACCCAGAAGATATTATTCTTACTTTTGAACATGCGATAGAAAAATCAATAATCCAATAA
- a CDS encoding YeeE/YedE family protein: MVQMILTGLLCGALLGFVMQRGRFCLTGGFRDMYIAKDNRMFYALLIAIAVQSIGVYSLIQLGLIEFSTGAFPWVATIVGSFIFGIGIVFAGGCATGTWYRAGEGLIGSWIALFGYMAMSAIMKSGPLTPLNQSLQSVQLPKNSIAESTGLSVWVFISIFAAIVLWIFIRELRKPKVVIPTMKPKRRGLAHLLFEKRWHPFFTAMIVGLIAILAWPLSEATGRMSGLGITTPSANILQYLVTGDQKILNWGVFLVLGILLGSFIAAKGSREFRFRMPDTKTGISSFIGGNLMGFGASLAGGCSIGNGLVMTAMMTWQGWVSLLFIILGTWTASYFVFVRTNVKKKSLNSGTSITTV, translated from the coding sequence ATGGTACAAATGATCCTAACAGGTTTATTATGTGGAGCATTGCTTGGATTTGTTATGCAAAGAGGGCGCTTCTGCCTAACAGGCGGATTTAGAGATATGTATATTGCAAAAGATAATCGAATGTTTTATGCCCTCTTGATTGCAATTGCTGTGCAAAGTATTGGGGTATATTCATTAATTCAACTTGGCTTGATTGAGTTTTCAACAGGAGCTTTCCCTTGGGTGGCAACAATTGTTGGTTCATTTATTTTTGGAATTGGAATTGTGTTTGCTGGAGGATGTGCAACTGGAACATGGTATCGTGCTGGGGAAGGTCTTATTGGGAGTTGGATTGCCCTTTTTGGCTATATGGCTATGAGTGCGATTATGAAATCAGGTCCATTAACACCTCTGAATCAATCATTGCAATCTGTTCAGCTCCCTAAAAATTCAATTGCGGAATCAACGGGTTTATCTGTATGGGTGTTTATTTCTATATTTGCAGCCATTGTCCTTTGGATTTTTATTAGAGAGCTAAGAAAGCCAAAAGTGGTTATTCCGACGATGAAGCCAAAGAGAAGAGGACTTGCTCATTTATTATTTGAAAAACGTTGGCACCCATTTTTTACCGCAATGATAGTGGGGTTGATTGCTATTCTAGCTTGGCCTCTAAGTGAGGCAACAGGAAGAATGTCTGGTCTTGGAATCACAACACCATCAGCAAATATTCTTCAATATTTAGTAACTGGTGATCAAAAGATTTTGAATTGGGGAGTTTTCCTTGTTCTTGGAATTTTACTCGGTTCTTTTATAGCAGCTAAAGGAAGCCGTGAATTTCGCTTTAGAATGCCTGATACCAAAACAGGAATTTCTAGCTTCATAGGCGGGAATTTAATGGGCTTTGGTGCTAGTCTTGCTGGAGGATGTTCCATTGGTAATGGATTAGTCATGACAGCAATGATGACTTGGCAAGGCTGGGTGTCCCTATTATTTATTATTTTAGGAACGTGGACAGCATCATATTTTGTTTTTGTACGGACAAATGTGAAAAAGAAATCTTTGAATTCAGGAACATCCATTACAACAGTTTAG
- a CDS encoding sulfurtransferase TusA family protein, translating into MQQTLEVMGQVCPFPLIEAKKVIEDLKSGDELVIQFDCTQATESIPRWAAESGHTVTNFEQLSDAAWTITVKKK; encoded by the coding sequence ATGCAACAAACATTAGAAGTGATGGGTCAGGTTTGTCCTTTCCCGCTTATAGAAGCAAAGAAGGTGATTGAAGATTTAAAATCAGGAGATGAATTGGTCATTCAATTTGATTGTACTCAAGCAACTGAAAGCATTCCTCGCTGGGCAGCAGAATCTGGACACACAGTGACGAATTTTGAACAACTTAGTGACGCAGCTTGGACAATAACTGTAAAAAAGAAATAA
- a CDS encoding methyl-accepting chemotaxis protein, whose amino-acid sequence MRKSMTWQLGVIIICVIFASMIITSISNYWVTYKKTYEAAGIEAFGCANITTGLIAPSDIEMVMKGNKEKLKEIQQTLDWTTEHKQIFESQYMLLLDGTILAADSNLEKQGFKAGDQFYIDEEAIQKIKETKHPYYSEIYEYGGMKRLTGYAPIFKDHDPNKEIIAINAIDFDAKIVSERTWDSVKDSFILGLFPMLLASLITIWMIRRRTKPITAIINYAKKISAGDLSAENLKVKNRDEIGDLTSTLNLMAQNLRELIHHVSSSSDQVAASSEELNASAEQTILATKQITKIMNEMTVSVESQVQSVEETSLTIEEMSNSVHQIANNAQNVSSTAIVASEKAQEGGETIETAVQQMNSIHLTVNGLAEVVKGLGERSKEIGQITDVITEIAEQTNLLALNAAIEAARAGDQGRGFAVVADEVRKLAELSAQSAQEISQLIVMIQNETNHAIQSMGSATTEVVEGIGKVNKAGESLGIIQNSIEEVSIQIQEVSSAVQQMASGAERVVRSMEFVSKIEEEVAVQTKYVSGSTEEQLASIEEVSSSAGALANMAEELQMLIKKFKI is encoded by the coding sequence ATGAGAAAAAGTATGACATGGCAGCTTGGGGTTATTATCATTTGTGTTATTTTTGCTTCAATGATTATTACTTCAATTTCTAATTACTGGGTTACGTATAAAAAAACCTATGAAGCTGCCGGTATTGAAGCCTTTGGCTGTGCTAATATTACAACTGGCTTAATTGCTCCGAGTGATATTGAGATGGTAATGAAAGGGAATAAAGAAAAGTTAAAGGAAATTCAACAAACATTAGATTGGACAACTGAACATAAGCAAATATTTGAAAGTCAATATATGCTTCTGCTCGATGGAACGATTTTAGCAGCGGATTCTAATTTGGAGAAGCAAGGCTTCAAGGCTGGCGATCAGTTCTATATTGATGAAGAAGCAATTCAGAAAATTAAGGAAACAAAGCATCCTTATTATTCGGAAATTTATGAATATGGGGGGATGAAACGATTAACAGGCTACGCACCGATCTTCAAGGATCATGATCCAAATAAAGAAATTATTGCTATTAATGCAATTGATTTTGATGCGAAAATTGTTAGTGAAAGGACATGGGATTCTGTAAAAGATAGCTTTATTCTTGGGCTTTTTCCAATGTTATTAGCAAGTCTAATCACCATTTGGATGATTAGAAGAAGAACGAAACCAATCACTGCAATTATTAATTATGCGAAAAAAATCTCTGCCGGGGATTTATCAGCTGAAAATCTGAAAGTAAAAAATAGGGATGAAATTGGCGATTTAACGAGCACACTAAACTTAATGGCACAGAACCTGAGGGAACTCATTCATCATGTCAGTTCAAGTTCTGATCAAGTGGCAGCTTCCTCGGAGGAATTGAATGCAAGTGCGGAACAAACGATTTTAGCAACTAAGCAAATTACCAAGATAATGAACGAAATGACTGTCAGCGTAGAAAGCCAGGTTCAAAGTGTAGAAGAAACTTCACTGACGATAGAAGAAATGTCTAACAGTGTACATCAAATCGCAAATAATGCTCAAAATGTTTCATCTACTGCTATTGTTGCTTCTGAAAAAGCTCAAGAAGGTGGGGAAACGATAGAAACTGCTGTTCAACAGATGAATTCAATTCATTTAACTGTGAATGGTTTAGCAGAAGTTGTGAAAGGATTAGGAGAGCGCTCGAAGGAAATTGGGCAAATTACAGATGTAATCACGGAAATTGCCGAACAGACGAATCTATTGGCATTGAATGCAGCAATTGAGGCTGCTAGGGCTGGGGACCAGGGTCGAGGATTTGCTGTAGTAGCGGATGAGGTTCGTAAGCTAGCAGAATTATCTGCTCAATCGGCACAGGAAATATCACAGTTAATTGTCATGATTCAAAATGAAACAAATCATGCTATTCAATCAATGGGTTCTGCTACAACTGAAGTGGTTGAAGGAATTGGAAAAGTGAATAAGGCAGGAGAATCTCTTGGAATCATACAAAATTCTATTGAAGAGGTATCCATTCAGATTCAGGAAGTATCATCTGCTGTACAGCAAATGGCTTCAGGAGCGGAACGTGTAGTTCGTTCAATGGAGTTTGTCTCTAAAATAGAAGAAGAGGTTGCTGTACAAACTAAATACGTATCGGGATCAACAGAAGAACAATTGGCTTCAATTGAGGAGGTTTCCTCATCAGCGGGTGCTTTAGCTAATATGGCTGAAGAATTACAGATGCTTATTAAAAAGTTCAAAATATAA
- a CDS encoding universal stress protein, translated as MNLTYKNIIVAIDGSEEAEWAFKKAVEITKRNDAELHLVHILEIRTYPSDAASIKQRAEKRGIELLDRFKKMALEQGLQKVDTIVEFGSPKVTITKKVAPKIEADLIICGATGLYAVERLLIGSVSENITRSANCDVLVIRTQKNEE; from the coding sequence ATGAACTTAACATACAAAAATATTATCGTTGCGATTGATGGATCAGAAGAGGCCGAATGGGCATTTAAAAAAGCAGTGGAAATTACAAAGAGAAATGATGCCGAATTGCATCTTGTTCACATTCTTGAAATAAGAACCTATCCGTCAGATGCTGCTTCCATTAAACAAAGAGCAGAAAAGCGTGGAATAGAACTATTAGATCGCTTTAAGAAAATGGCACTTGAACAAGGACTTCAGAAAGTAGATACAATTGTCGAATTTGGTTCGCCGAAAGTAACAATTACGAAAAAGGTAGCCCCAAAAATTGAAGCAGATTTAATTATTTGTGGTGCTACAGGGTTATATGCAGTCGAACGTCTTTTGATCGGAAGTGTTTCCGAGAACATTACACGTTCTGCAAATTGTGATGTACTTGTCATAAGAACACAAAAAAATGAAGAATAG
- a CDS encoding 5-bromo-4-chloroindolyl phosphate hydrolysis family protein — MMNQFLAYLLRMLIAVPTSSLVWLLSFLVFDQTFLLSGAIGLGGGALAYWLTKSIQKHRFLKNHQLTRKEYQYIKKNIDDAKRKIARLHKALFSIRHIPSLKQRVELIRTSKKIYRLTKNEPKRFYKAEPFYFSHLDSAVELSEKYVFLSVQSKKTSEIDQSLYETRRTLEQLTALVEEDLYKVISDDIDQLNFEIDVAKHTIKTNKDSRIIDESRRLK; from the coding sequence ATGATGAATCAATTTTTAGCCTATTTACTACGAATGTTAATTGCCGTTCCTACAAGCTCTCTTGTATGGCTGCTTAGCTTCCTCGTTTTTGACCAAACCTTTTTACTTTCAGGAGCAATTGGACTTGGGGGAGGAGCCCTTGCTTATTGGTTAACGAAATCAATACAAAAGCATAGATTCTTAAAAAACCATCAACTTACGAGAAAAGAGTATCAGTATATCAAGAAAAATATAGATGATGCAAAGCGTAAAATTGCACGTTTGCATAAGGCGCTTTTTTCGATTCGCCATATTCCATCTTTAAAACAAAGGGTGGAATTAATACGGACATCTAAGAAAATATACCGTTTAACGAAAAATGAGCCAAAACGATTTTATAAAGCAGAACCATTTTATTTTTCCCATCTAGACTCTGCGGTTGAACTTTCGGAAAAGTATGTTTTCCTATCCGTACAATCAAAAAAGACAAGTGAGATTGACCAATCACTATATGAAACTCGTCGTACACTAGAGCAGCTGACGGCTTTAGTGGAGGAAGACTTGTACAAGGTTATTTCTGATGATATTGATCAGCTTAACTTCGAAATTGATGTAGCAAAACATACGATAAAGACGAACAAGGATTCACGAATTATTGATGAAAGCAGGCGATTAAAATGA